A region of the Legionella sp. PATHC035 genome:
AGCAAAATAGGTGTGTCCACTTCCATATCGACAATCAGTTCATCCTTGATTTGGCTTTTATCATCTTGTTCTAAAGCAACTCGTACTTTTTCCAGCTTGAGTGATAGATCTTGATATTGGGTATGTAACTTTTGTAACAATTCAAATTGCTGTTTCGCCAGGGGAGGCAAAGGATCTTTAAGCTTGGGTAATTCATCAATGAGTCTCTGGATTTGTTTTAATTGATTTTCAGTTAACAATTGAGTGGACGCCTGCCCTTCTTTGCTTTCCAGATCGGGAACATCCAATGGCTTACGGGCTACAGGAACATCCTGCAAGTCCTCAATATTAACGCGTTGAAATCCATTAAAATCGACCTCATTAATTGCGTGCTCTGGGTTTACTCCAGTCCGCAAAACGCTCTCAGAGGGGATGAGGTTGAAAAGTCGTTGTGAGGCTAATGCATTCTCAAAACCGTCCATACCATAGAGTAGGCCATTTTTAAAACCAACCCAGAATGACTCAAGCATATTAACTACAGTATTGAAGGTTAGATAAACGGCTATCCCTGCCAGGGCAACTGCAGTCATTGCAGTGAGTAGCGGAAAAAAAATCAAACCCGTGATTAGTAAATTCGCCCTGTTCGATACTCCCTTATCTTTAAGGGTATACGCCAAATCCATGGGGAGTACGATGAGAGCGGCCACTCCCAAAAAGAGCGCTGCTATTGCATAAAAGGCATTATTTACCAGAACACGTAAAGGTAAAACAGTTGTACCCAACAAGATTGCCAGAAGATGCTTCAGAAGTAACATAAAACGCTTTGATAAGAGTGAGTTAACCAATCGTATAAAAAAATCTCACTACGATCAAGGCTCACGCTTTGCATTACCGATGATGCATGTTACCCTTGCAACCGTTTCTTTTATACAAGTCAAATCCAATGGAAGTAGTAGATGTCGTCATTGTAGGTGCCGGTGCCGCCGGGTTGATGTGTGCCATTGAAGCAGGCAAACGTCACCGTAGGGTTTTGATACTCGACCACGCCAATAAAGTTGGAAAAAAGATCTTAATGTCAGGTGGTGGTCGTTGTAACTTTACTAATTATTACATTGAACCTGAAAAATACAACTCCCATAATCCCCATTTTTTTAAGTCTGCTTTAACTCGTTATACCCAATGGGATTTTATTAAACTTGTAAAAAAATATAAGATTCCCTTTCATGAAAAAACCTTAGGGCAATTATTTTGTGATAATAAATCAAAAGATATTGTCGATATGTTGCTTAAAGAATGTGATGCGGCAGGCGTTGCAATCCAATTAAATACCAACATAGAATCCATTCAAAAATCACAACATTTTAAAATAAAAACCAATAAAGGAATTGTTTCCTGTCAGTCCTTGGTTATTGCCAGTGGGGGTTTATCCATACCCACGATGGGAGCCACCCCTTTTGCTTATAAAGTTGCAGAGCAATTTGGTATCAAAGTATGGCCTACCCGTGCCGGATTAGTTCCTTTTACTTTGGATGTTGTCGAGAAAGAAAAAATAGCCCCGCTTTCAGGGATTAGTGTTGACAGCTTAGTATCAAATAAACGCATTGAGTTTCGTGAGAATACGCTATTCACTCATCGCGGTTTGAGTGGCCCTGCCATTTTGCAATTGTCTTCTTATTGGCATGCAGGCGAGAGCATTAGTATTAATTTATTACCTGAAATGAATCTTCTGGACTATTTAAAAACTGCACGCGTAGATAAACCACAAAAACAATTAAATTCAATCTTGTCCATGCACTTACCGAAACGAGTTATCGAACACTTTATTGCACCTGAGCTTATCGACAAAAAACTTGCTGAGCTCTCAAATCGTGATTTGGAGTCTGTGGCGAAACAACTCAACTCTTGGCAGGTTAAACCTAATGGTACAGAAGGGTACCGTACTGCTGAAGTAACCATTGGCGGTGTAGATTGTCATGCGATTTCATCAAAAACCATGGAGGCTCAAGAGGTCCCTGGACTTTATTTTATTGGCGAAGCCTTAGACGTCACCGGTTGGTTAGGCGGCTACAATTTTCAATGGGCATGGTCCTCAGGATGGGCCGCAGGGCAAGTAGTCTAAATCCTATACTTGGCATTTTGTAATCAATGATTATTGCAGACATGGCTTGAGCCTTGGCTGAACTTCATTTTGATACCAACGTGTTATGGAGCTTTTGTCCAGCCAAGGCTCAAGCGACGTCGATTTTATTGGTTATAGAGGCGGCGGTTATCATAAAAAAAAGTAAACAATAATTGTTAAAACGATGGATAAAACAAGGTATAAACATTTACCAACATGCCTATCACTTAAAAGATTTTTCGCTTTTTCCCAATAGTCGATCAGATCAATGATCAACGAGCCGCAAAACCATAAATAGATAGGGCGTTGCCAAAATGGTTTATCTAAAAAACCGCCCAGTACAAATAATTGTTTTTTGCATAAACTGCAATAATAAACGGCTTGGTCCGTTGTGATTAATCTTTTTTCCCAACACACCGTGGGTTCCATCCGCTGTCGGCAAAACTTACACTGGATTTTCATATTATTAGTATTTTAATACGATATGGACAATATTTTACCATAAAAAAAGGGGCAGAACATTAAATAAGTAGCGGGGATGCAAGAGGCTAACACGGTGGAAAACATTCATTATTGTTAAATAACCCGATTACCTTACTCTTTTCATTAAGTACAAACCCAATAAAGCAAAAATAAAAGTAGGCCCTAAAGCAGCTAACTCGGGCGGTAATTGAAATACGGTACTCAGTGGACCAAAAAAACGGCTCAAAATATTAAAGCTGAATCCTACTGCTGCGCCAACCAAGAGTTTTGAGCCCATAGTCGTTGAACGCAATGGTCCAAAAATGAATGGGATGGAAAGGATCATCATCACCATAGTCGTAAATGGTTGAATAATCCGTTGTAAAAAAGCAAACTGATAATTATGTACATTTTGATGATTACGCTTTTGTTCTCGTATGTAACGATTCAGTTCTTTTAAGGTCATTTCATCCGGTTCAATACTGCTTATTGTCAAAATTTTTGGTTTTACAGAGACATCCCAGGGAAGTGAGGCAACTGTCTGTGTTTTGGTTTTATCTGCTTCAAAATCAGTTTGCTGTACATTATATGCAACCCAACCTGTAGGGGTATAGCGGGCTTCGGCAATAAATCGAGACATTTTTAAATGATGATGATTATCAAAACGAAATTGATAAATATTATTTAAAATATTATTAGGGAGGATTAAACCCACGGAAATGAA
Encoded here:
- a CDS encoding coiled coil protein; this translates as MLLLKHLLAILLGTTVLPLRVLVNNAFYAIAALFLGVAALIVLPMDLAYTLKDKGVSNRANLLITGLIFFPLLTAMTAVALAGIAVYLTFNTVVNMLESFWVGFKNGLLYGMDGFENALASQRLFNLIPSESVLRTGVNPEHAINEVDFNGFQRVNIEDLQDVPVARKPLDVPDLESKEGQASTQLLTENQLKQIQRLIDELPKLKDPLPPLAKQQFELLQKLHTQYQDLSLKLEKVRVALEQDDKSQIKDELIVDMEVDTPILLVKQYQDGQKWLNIPATSYVTDKDNLLNWLQHSPVHPLNKDLLKEPGDYNGKKTRYIWYLLTKDNCSSQELDEAAVQIRFLVNALSIRLTEKQKLDLGLGLSSQAFFAPVVQDNSELSQGNHQSMNFGSG
- a CDS encoding NAD(P)/FAD-dependent oxidoreductase; the encoded protein is MEVVDVVIVGAGAAGLMCAIEAGKRHRRVLILDHANKVGKKILMSGGGRCNFTNYYIEPEKYNSHNPHFFKSALTRYTQWDFIKLVKKYKIPFHEKTLGQLFCDNKSKDIVDMLLKECDAAGVAIQLNTNIESIQKSQHFKIKTNKGIVSCQSLVIASGGLSIPTMGATPFAYKVAEQFGIKVWPTRAGLVPFTLDVVEKEKIAPLSGISVDSLVSNKRIEFRENTLFTHRGLSGPAILQLSSYWHAGESISINLLPEMNLLDYLKTARVDKPQKQLNSILSMHLPKRVIEHFIAPELIDKKLAELSNRDLESVAKQLNSWQVKPNGTEGYRTAEVTIGGVDCHAISSKTMEAQEVPGLYFIGEALDVTGWLGGYNFQWAWSSGWAAGQVV
- the lptG gene encoding LPS export ABC transporter permease LptG; this translates as MNILDRYIAKTVLGSIGLVTLMLVGLQIFILFVDQLNDLGRVDYGITQAAFFVLLQMPYQVYLFFPMASLLGCLIGLGILANHSELVVMRASGMSIGQITMAVLKASIVLIVLVTALGETVIPYLSHYANDYKTAAVSGGQTLRTSKGSWLRYGNDFISVGLILPNNILNNIYQFRFDNHHHLKMSRFIAEARYTPTGWVAYNVQQTDFEADKTKTQTVASLPWDVSVKPKILTISSIEPDEMTLKELNRYIREQKRNHQNVHNYQFAFLQRIIQPFTTMVMMILSIPFIFGPLRSTTMGSKLLVGAAVGFSFNILSRFFGPLSTVFQLPPELAALGPTFIFALLGLYLMKRVR